aacgctgcgttactgccTTTCTCAATACACCATCCTTGAAGTGAATGCGTGACTGtgctgcaggtcagcggcaccggaccttatgttgttcaagtcagctgttagccaaaaagctaaaggaagaatggagaacaagggagagaggtgttctttccacagctggaagtaGCTACTGCCACTATCtatcacagtctaagatgcaaagaacattgtcgtccgcAAACAATTCTTCATGtcatttattgaagcatctgctgaagcagcacagcaatgtgaaacttacagaaagaaactccgggagctgctgccagtgatgcttggacgcGTCAGTAGAGAGTGGTGTTACGCAACggtttgtaaaaatactgaatacttcTCTTAAATACATGTGTAGAAatacagtagttcaaaagttgggatttacttgctttattgttttattccaGCCAGTGGTGTTAAGAAACgatatatgctttgtaaaaaccatactgcttgctgctgttatgaatatagtagttcaaaagtcgggagagactgctttgacAGATTGATCATGTCTAGTGAAGAGgtactaagggtaaaacttctttaagcagcacAGTTGGGATGGGGTCCAAGagaagaggcaggttgatggtttggATGAAGAAGTTAGTAGAACATTAACGGGAGCAAAGCAGTCTAGAAATATCAGgttttacaaatgtttttaagaTTCCTGACTTTGGAGATAAATTGATACCAGTTGAGGGCAGGAGGTGATGGAGTTTGTCTCTGATAATTAGAATAGAGCTGTGTCTGGTTACAgcgctgaaaagaaacctggggttgtttttattttcctctattaatgatgagGCTGCTTTGGCATTACGGAGAGCCTTGCCGTGTTTTAAGACTCTCTTACCAGATTAAGCAGGATTCTTCCAGATTGGTGGAACGCCATTTCCTTCCAAGTTTTTGCAACGTTTGCTTTAATTTGCCAGTTTGGGGGTTTGGAGCTAaccttatttgttttatttttgttttaatctacaATTAGTCTACATTTGAGAAAGCTAACTGTGGCCTTTATCTTAATATATTCTGAATTGCCTGGTGTTCATCTCTTTCTCACCTTCATTCAACGTAATAATAACTGTTAGTGCCTGTTTCTAAAGGTGGATTCTGGAaaggttttctttattttagtaTATAAAAAACTTGAACGAACATAAAGAAACACTCTGCAATACTAGTATTTGGTTTGCTTTTGAATTGTAACCTTATACATATAAATTTGTGGGGCACAGTTGGTGTCCCTGGACTTTCCACACACTGGGATTTAGACTAAAGTCAACAAATACGCCTAACTTTCTAGAAGTCTGGTTGGTTAGTGGCGAGTCATCCCTGGTGTATATGAGGGAGCTGACTAGACTTCATGTTCAAACATTCTGAATTGCCTGGTGTTCAGTCTGTTGGTCGTGGTACCTTTACACTTTGAGCCTCACAGGTCAAGTGAAAAACATGGGCGCTGAATACTCACAAGAGGACTATGACAGGTTTGCTCTTGATTATTATCAAACTGCTTTACAGCATCCATGCCTCTTACCAGATATAGGCATAGATGAGTCTCTACTGAAATATTCGGGTACCGACTCTAACGCTCAGCTGGTAGCCTACTCTACTGAGCTGGTCAACAAAGTGCCAGACTACATCAACAACTTGGGATCTAGTTTGGGTGCATTGACTGTAATCCCAAATGCTGTTGGAATTGGAGCGCTGGTGCTTTCCATGATCATGGAGATCAGCATGTTGAGCAGGACCCAATCAACTGAGACTCCATACAGCATGCTCCAACGTGTATTTGGTGAAGAGAAAGCCTCATCTGTCCGGGACACAATATCAGAGTATCTGAAGCGCCATCAGACATTCATTAACAATAACCAACGATTACTTGAGGAATTACGGAGACTAGAAGCCCAGCTGAGCAACCATCTCACCATCCTCAGAAACTCCCTGCTGCATGACGGACAGATGAGCACCCGTGGGTTCAAAATCTGGGTCAATGGAGCCTCCTTCCACATCCAGATGTTGATCCATGAAGCTCGTCTGAATGTTCAGACTGGCAAACCTGCATCAGACCATCAGACTGCGATCAATTCTGCCATCAGTTTGTATCTGCAGCACCTGGATAATTTAATGGAGAAATACAAGACTTACAAGAGCAGTACTACTGAGATCGCGATAGAGAGGCACTATTCTGGTATGTATTTAGCTTCAATGATGACAGAGGAATGTGTTATTAGAAATTCTGAGAGAAATGTAGGATGTAGAGTAATTTATAAAGAAAGGAAACTCTGTCAAGGTTCTGAATTGAAAGAGTCTTATGTAAATCATGTTTTCTCAAACTATGAACCAGTCAAAGGCTTGAAGAGTCATTTTTCAAACATCAAGAACAACCTCCTATCTCTGATCAACCTACATGGTGCATTTACTctgccaacaacaacaacctgagATCACTAGTTTAGTAAAGTTTTGTTCTTTCTTATTACTCTTCTTTAATATCAGTAATcataaatacttttttaaaagatatttttggCTATTAGGACAGTGGAGAGAGAgcaaaggagggagagagatagggggcgacatgcagcaaagggccacaggCTGGATTTGAACACTGGCTGCATCAGTAAGGACTCGTGCAAGGTCTTGTAAATGGGGTGCACTGACTGACTCACAGTTGCAGTCACTGCTGTCTTTAAGAAAACTGAGATGTTTATGTACAACTTTATAGGTTGTTGCTGTAAACTGCTCCTTTAACAGACCCACCAGCACCTTCCAGCAAATGTTCAAAACTTCTGTCAACGAAATGTGACCATCTACGTTctgttttgctgtgtttacaTTTCACTAGTTTatgcttgtttttgccatttaaacaatataatttattttccgTTATTTTTCTTGTACTATTTTTCAACGTAGTTGTAATGATAAGTGATTCATATTTAGatgatttatgtatttaattttactaAATCTTTGGATACCTTTGATTTAATATCTCTTGTATAATTGTATTGTTGTATAATTAGTTGAGAGAGGCATGTTTTGTCCATATAGTGGCATGTTAGAGTCTGATCCAGctctgctctgattggtccaGTCTGAGAGGATTAACTCGTGCAGATCACAACCACCTGAGTGatgaatgtgtctgtgtctatatacagtatatagcttgttgtgttttgtgatgtGTATTTGACAATGCCTGATGAAGATCTGTCTTAAATCCAAAAGTTGCTGTGTTACATTAAATGATCTTTTGCCTGACTTTTTCCTTCAGTTTGTCATTTAATCCAAAGTTTATTGAGTTTTTTTAATGTGCGTGCTCTACATTCGGTTATTTACTGATAGAAGCACATCAGATACTCACAAACACGGTCACATTTTCAGGAACATTTCCACCCTCCACAGATCCAGATatgtttttctcacattttctgaAAAGAGAAGTTTAAGTTCAGTAGACCAACTCACAGCTggagtctgtctgtctgtctgttgatgtCTGCTTACTGTGCTAACTTTAGACTCCAAAGCTTTCCAAAAGAGGAAGAGCACAGAGGTTTTCATCTTGCTGCCAGGTATGTTTTCTACACACTTCCGCTTTATGTGATTAGACATTTTTCATACTAAAAGCAGCGGTGAGTGTGTCTGATTCACCAAACCCCAATTAAATCCAGCAACATTACAACCCACTTTTCCAACCTTAgtgaatattacatttatttaatgaattCACACGTAAAAGGAAAAAACTTACCCtctgttttgtgtatatttttgttaAGTAAGTATGTTATGGATATATCGCTCGAGTTCCATTAATTTGAATGATCAGtgcatttaaagcaacattaagtAGTAATTTCATCTTAAAATCCCAGACTGGAAACCTTTCACAATAATGTTGTAATGCAGGTGTTTTCAAAGTCAATGACTGCGGGCCTACACTCAGACCAAGTTTTGGAAATGGCGCCCCCCAAACACaactttagtttacttggtaagtttcACTCAATTCCTGAACGCCTATGGGATAATGAATATCAACATTTTAGttaaaatagcctaatattgctgtttgacataacttctgactaaATATTACCAaacttctagtatcttcaaccaagtccagttgcctgtCCCTttactttaaccttctttggataattATACCatatagtttaaaaaaaggtttgtcaggcatttattagtttcttaCTCTGATGGGGGGgaaacagttcccaaaaactactgcatctctaaactctcacacatgcaggccattctatgtgatctccttttgataactaatgcaataaataatgtaatattgtttcacttccattcactgagcctcccctgaaactgtttggagctcCCCCCTGcagggaggcccgcctcacacaGTGAAAACCCCTGGTGAAATGCTTTACGGCACCACGTCACATCAACaagactcttcagcaagctataagaagaagcaacGAGTAAGTAATTTACAATGTAAATTCTGTTGTAGAAGCTCGCTCGGTATTCTCAGTATTATTATCATGGCAGTGGctgaaaagaaacagaagaagatgTCGGAGGAAGTGAGGAGGAGTTAAAGAGAGAGTGAAGAGCAAGAGACTAGCTggggcagcagctccaccaAACCTCCCTTTCcagagccacattaaccagcttaGACTGGGGATCCCAAGGCGTTACCAGGTCAACACGGAGATTTAATCtatccacctagtcctgggtcttcccccgaggcctcctcctgGCTGGATGTGCCTACAACATCTCCCTAGGGAGGCCCCCAGGGGGCATCCTTACTAGATGCCcgaaccacctcaactggctcctttctaCACAAAGGAGACAAGGCTCTACTCCAAGTTACTCACGGATGACTTGGCTTCTCATCCTATCTCTAAGGATGGAGCCAGCCACCCTCCTGAGAAATCCCATTTCAGCCGCTTCTACCCGCTATCTCGTTCTTTCATGACCCAGTCTTCaagaccataggtgagggtaggaacaaAAGTTTGGGTAACTGGGGTAAGAACttattccctacctggagtgaGCACCCCatcggtttcctgctgagaaccatggcctcagatttaaaGGTGCTAGCCCTCACCCCAGCCTCTTCACACTTGGCTGTTGACTGATCCAGTAAGTGCCGATGACGCAAACCGCAAACCCTCCCCACCCCGACTACACCTTGAtataatcagattttaaccgtctttttaactttttaaagcagtgtggaaagtccgtttttatctctggtcccattcccacagttggtcgcggtgctggccgcttcagtagaatccttggcctccacgactggctccagtccgcctgcagggctcaccgtgtgtgttatgtggataattttaatattttcttgcaaagaatgtctctttttaggacagacggacttcacccaaacaaacgtggctcagaaatgttagctgcgcacatacagcatgtggtgcggtccacacatgacttacgtgaatgactaatcattcatgcagcacacctggacacaccaccgctcactgaacagatctctgcctcactgccacaaacaactgtctccacctgctggcatgtaaagccgtctgctcccagcgctgttccacagacttctattcctgtcatcatcacgcattgACCAGTAAACCttaatgtgcacatcccacacagaaatattagtaatctcttaaggattaggacaactgcaccaactccagcacccagaacaaactcatttaaaatggctctcttcaatgtgagatcactttcaagtaagacttttatcttaaatgactttatcttgtctgcaaatctagattttatgtttttaactgaatcctggttgcaaatgaatgactatagccagctagctgaactgtgtccgcctcaatatgattgctttagtcaaccgagggtcagtggtcgtggtggtgggctagtgagcgtgtataggaaaaattttaaatgtcatcaagtacgctgtgatgaatttagctcctttgaagttctcactcttaaagttggagggctgcaacctatcatatttgttataatttatcgccccccaaaaccgcctggaggatttttatcagaacttcctgattttttatctactctggttttaaattatgacagaatNNNNNNNNNNNNNNNNNNNNNNNNNNNNNNNNNNNNNNNNNNNNNNNNNNNNNNNNNNNNNNNNNNNNNNNNNNNNNNNNNNNNNNNNNNNNNNNNNNNNattaacacaattacaaagtcagcctactatcacctgaagaatatatcaaggattaaaggacttatgtctcagcaggacctggaaaagcttatccttgcatttatcttcagtcgactcgactactgtaacagtgtccttacagggctccctaagaaatccatcagacagctgcagctgattcagaacgctgctgctcgagtcctcactaagaccaaaaaggtggatcacatcactccagttctgaggtctttacattggcttcctgtatgtcaaagaattgatttcaaaatcctgctgttagtttataaagcactaaatggtttagggccaaaatacatttctgatcttctgcttcgttacgaaccatccagacctctcaggtcgtctgggatcaggtctgctttctgtccagagtcaaaactaaacaagtagaagcagcgttcagttattatgctccgtatatctggaacaaactcccagataactgcaggtctgctgaaaggTCTgctttaagatttttctttttattgataacttacactgcactgtaacttttactgtcctgttttctttttctttgtttttagctttttatcattgcttttaattacatatttccatttaactcatttaaccctgattgtaacattgtaacttttattatatttcatgttgtttttaaacttttttatatttccctgttgcttttatgttttatgtaaagcactttgaattaccttgttgttaaattgtgctatacaaataaacttgccttgccttgctaactatgtatgcatgtatgtatgtatttcaaTTGTACAGATTGATTTAATTAATCAACTTCATAGTCGCATACAATTATACACAGCATGCAAAATTTGTTGTCTGCATTTAacccagtggttctcaaactaaCCGCGGGCCCCCCTGGCGGGGCATAGAGCCTTTGCAGATGGAGCGTGGATGACCAGGGGAAAAATGTGGAGAGGAACTAAGTTGAGTGAAAATGATCTATGTAGGGAAAGTGTTTGtgtcaggatgtgtgtgtggttgagaaggttggtggacccaaatgcaggacactgagcagagcaggtacagttcaaaaggtttattttaGGCAACAGAAGGCGAGCACGCTTACTacagagtggctgagtccaggtAAACCAAAATAAACAGAGTCCAAATAAAACAAGGTAATCCAATAGAAAAATCAAAGAAGGGAAAATAATCCAGAAAGCAGGGAAACCGGATGACACGACAAGCAAAGCTAAACAGGCTAAACACTGCAAGACGAGACAGAGCGTGTACACGCTACAATGACTGGACAGAAAcaccaaatatatatatatatatatatatataatatatacacagggactaacgagcagggcgggagcaacgcaggtgacagggatcaggACTGACGAGACAGGCAGGCAAAGGGATTACTGGGAgaacagacaaaacacaggTTACTGGACACTAAACACAGGCCGTAACAAAATAAGACATGACGGATCAAAATAATATAAGTGACAACTAATCCAGGCACAAGCAGACAAACCACAAATAAACTACAGCCAACAgggaaacagactgaagctaggATAAAACAACgccaaaataatgcaaacacagaactaggagtaaatacaaagacaCCAAACTAAgggacaagacagatactaaacTTAAACATGCGAATGAATACAGtaacaaggctacacagagaagCAAGGCAGGATCGTGACAGTTTGAGAATGCAGGCctgaataatattttatttcattgaaTTCAACTTGTCTCCGGATTAAATTACAgcaaagttaaaaacatttacaataatttaaaacaagatCTGTGAGTAAATGTTCTTTGCTCCTTTTCACCCTTAAAGATGAGTGTTTACCTTCAGAAGCAGCAGATCCTGAGCTGTCGGTGTCAGCAGACTCTGGATGTTTTTCACTCTCCTCTTTACTCTCCTTCCCATCATGACTCTGTTCTCCTCCCATCATCCCGGTCGCCAACACAGCAGGTCACACCTGAACAGAAATACACAAGTACATACAGGCATACGTGGTTTTAATAGTTAAAATAGGCAATTGTTTAACAATCCAGTCCTACCTACAGTTAGTTGTCTTTGTTCTCAACCAAGTTCCCGTTGTTGGTCCACTGAATATGAGTTTATTTGGTCATTATTGTGCCAATAAGTTATGGTGAGCTGAGTGACAGTGGAGCTCTGCTAGCAAAAAGAAAGCATGAagcaaaaaatcaacaatttTCAAACCCAGAGAAATCTGTGATTTTTAATTAAGGTAACGGTGCGTTTCATTTGGTCGCCTGTCAGTGGCGTCATATCCACTTTGCACATACGTCAGTGTTAGCCTCTTTGAAGCCAAGTTGACAAAAGCAATTGTCATGTGGATTTTAAGCAAACTTTTTATTCAATTTTTGCCGTTTTCTTAAACCTTTTCttatgcgatacttcaaaatacGCATAAAAAATCTTTGAACGCAGTATCCAGTTCTCTTGACTCATCCATAGCCATAAGGTGTCATTCACTGAATTTTTATCCAGcgttaaaacacatttttatgataCACTTTTAGATCTTGGTCATCTTTTAACTATATATAGTTAAAAGATGAccagcggaggaggaggaggagccctATGCGGATAATTCG
Above is a genomic segment from Micropterus dolomieu isolate WLL.071019.BEF.003 ecotype Adirondacks linkage group LG18, ASM2129224v1, whole genome shotgun sequence containing:
- the LOC123956952 gene encoding uncharacterized protein LOC123956952, with protein sequence MGAEYSQEDYDRFALDYYQTALQHPCLLPDIGIDESLLKYSGTDSNAQLVAYSTELVNKVPDYINNLGSSLGALTVIPNAVGIGALVLSMIMEISMLSRTQSTETPYSMLQRVFGEEKASSVRDTISEYLKRHQTFINNNQRLLEELRRLEAQLSNHLTILRNSLLHDGQMSTRGFKIWVNGASFHIQMLIHEARLNVQTGKPASDHQTAINSAISLYLQHLDNLMEKYKTYKSSTTEIAIERHYSGCCCKLLL